The Deinococcus hopiensis KR-140 sequence GCGCCTTCCGGCCCCGGCAGCAGCATACCCGCGGGTTACTGGGCCTGAAAGAAGGCCGTTTTCCCCAGCCCCCCGCCCGCGCGCCGCCACTGCCCGATGCCGCGCAACCCAATCACATTGAGGGCGAAGAACTTGAACGTGGGGTTGACCCCGTTGGGCGTGAGCAGCTCCTCGCGCAGGAAGTGGTGCACCGCCGTGGGGAAGCGCGCGCCCATCAGCTCAGCAAAGCGGCTGATGCCGAGGCCAGGCGGGGTGAGCAGGGCGTCCAGCACCTCCTGCCCCCGCACAAGATGGTGAGGGCAGCCGCAAATTCGGAGGTGGCATCCAACTCCGCCCGGAACTTTGCCACCGCTCCCCACAACCGCGTAGGCCGGAATGGAAGTCAAGCGGTGCCCGCGCTCCATTCCAGCCGCGCGTGTCGCCGGGGCAGGCGCAGCTTCCAGCCCCACGGGCGACCCTGACCCCAGCCGGTGCTGGCGCCCGATTCCGGCTTCACGGTGCAGGGCGGCGAGGTGGTAGGCGGCGTGCAGGTGGCCGCCTTTGGAGCTGAACACGGCTTGTTCCCCTTTGCCTCCAGGGTGCAGCGTGCAGTTGGAGACGCGTCAAGACCTTGCGCCTGCGTTTACTTCACCAGACCGAGCTTGCGAACCTCGTCGCGCTCCTCGGTCAGTTCCTGCGCGGTGGCGTCCATCTTGCCCCGGCTGAAGTCGCCGACCTCCAGGCCCTGCACGATCTCGTACTTGCCGTTCTGGCAGCGTACAGGGAAGCCGTAGATCAAACCCTCGGGCACGCCGTAGCTGCCGTCACTGGGAATGCCCATGGAGACCCACTCGCCTTCAGCGGTCCCCAGCGCCCAGTCGCGCATGTGGTCAATCGCCGCGCTCGCCGCCGAGGCCGCGCTGCTCGCTCCACGCGCCTCGATGATGGCCGCGCCGCGCTTGGCGACAGTGGGGATGTAGGTGGTCTCGTACCACTCGCGGTCCACCTGTTCCAGGGCGGGCTGGCCGTTCACGGTGGCTGCCGACAGGTCCGGGTACTGGGTGCTGCTGTGGTTGCCCCAGATGGTGAGGTTCTTGATGGCGCCGACAGGCTGCCCGGTCTTCTCGGCGAGCTGCGAGATCGCGCGGTTGTGGTCCAGGCGCACCATCGCCGTGAACTGCTTCGGATCGAGGTCTGGCGCGTTCTGCTGGGCGATCAGGGCGTTGGTGTTGGCCGGGTTGCCCACCACGAGCACCTTCACGTCGCGGCTCGCCACGGCGTTGAGCGCCTCGCCCTGCGGCTTGAAGATGCCGCCGTTTGCGCCGAGGAGGTCGCCCCGCTCCATTCCGGCCTTGCGGGGCATGGCTCCGACAAGCAGGGCGTAGTCGGCGTCCTTGAAGGCGGCCATCGGATCATCGCTGGTCACGATGTCCGCCAGCAGGGGAAACGCGCAGTCGCGCAGTTCCATCACGACGCCCTGCAAGGCCTTGAGGGCAGGCGTGATTTCCAGCAGTTGCAGGATGACGGGCTGGTCCTTGCCGAGCATGTCTCCCGCAGCGATGCGGAACAGCAGGCTGTAGCCGATTTGCCCTGCAGCGCCGGTGACGGCCACGCGGACGGGTTGCTTATTCGTCATGGGTATCCCTCCTGAGGATGGTTTTACGGCTCACAATAACGCGGAGGGACCGGGGCAGGCGGGAGCGTTCCCCAGGAGGAGACAGGCCGTAGACTTCCCCCCTCCTCCCTGACGTACAGTCTCTCACCCTTGTCAGCCCATGCCCTTATCGCTTGTGACTCCATGGGGGCCTTCTCCGGGTCCCTGCAGCGTGCCTGAAGGCGGGCGGGCGCCTCCTTCCTCATCCGGCGATCTTTGAAACCAGGACCCAGGGTCGAGGTGTTTTCACAGTTCCCGTCCCCCAGGAGGAGCCCATCAACCGCTCGCTGCGTCCATCTTTGCCACCGCTCCCGCTGCCGGGACCCAGTGCATCTCGACGCCCTCCTTTGCCTTTGCGGAGCTGTTCAGGACCGCCTGTCCCAAGCCGGGCGGGATGGCCCCTCTGATCCGGTTGGGCGGTGCCCAGACCGCCCAGCTGAAACAGGACGGCATCTGGCAGACCCGGTCATCGGGATTCACGGGACCGGGGCGTATGTGGTGCACAATTGGGGGGCCACGCTCTTATTCCGGCAGCTCTCCGCTGCGCAGCAAGGGGCCTTGAGCAGACCAACTGCAGGAAGCCCAACGGAGCCCACCGCGCGTACGAACGCCGGGCAGCAAAGAAGTTCGTCGAAATGATACGGGTTCCGGATCATCCGTTCCATCTCCTCCGCTCCGGTGATTCCACGCCTCTTTGTCACCGTTTTTCCTGCCCGCTCGGGCTGGCCGGTTATTTCACCACTGCGCAACCCGCAATCCTCATCACTCCCCGGCCCGTCTCCTCGGCCAAGAGCGCCACCCTGTTCGTGCCGTACGGCAACGGAAGGCGGGGCCACCGCCCTTGCTGGCCCCACGCCACCCACCTCAAACTGGTGCGTCCGCCTGAAACTGCGGCTCGCGCTTCTCGCGCAGGCTGCTCAGGCCCTCGCGGACGTCTGGACCAGTAAAGCCCAGGAATTCGAGGGCGAGGCTGGTGTCGAAGATCGGCCCAGCCTGACGCAACCAGTTGTTCAGGGCGTATTTGGTCCAGCGCACAGCGGTGGGGCTGCCCGAGGCGAGCTTGCGGGCGACGGCCCACGCCCGGTCCAGCAGTTCCTCGTCGGGTACGCAGAGGCTGACCAGCCCGATACGCTCGGCTTCCTCGCCGCTCACAGGCTCGCCGGTCATGAGGTGGTACTTGGCCTTGTTCAGGCCGCACAGCAGCGGCCAGATGATCGCGGCGTGGTCCCCAGCAGCCACCCCGAGGCGCACGTGGCCGTCAAGCAGCCGCGCACTCCGGGCGGCCACACTCACGTCGGCGAGCAGGGCCACCGCCAGCCCCGCGCCCACACAGGGGCCGTGAATGGCGCTCACGATGGGTTTGCCACAGTTGATTACGTTGTACACGAGGTCACGGGCCTCACGCCACACCCGGGCGAGGGCCGTGAAGTCCGACGCCATCTCCTCAATCAGCCTGAAGTCGCCGCCGGAGGAAAAGCCCCGGCCCTCCCCCCGAACGAGCACGCACCGGATGCCGGGAGCGGCGTCGACGTCGCGCCAGATGTAGGTGAGGGCGCGGTGGGCGTCGGCATTCACCGAATTGAGAGTTTTTTCGCTTGAAATGACGATTTCGAGGATGCCGCCCTCGCGCAGGGCGAGGCGCAGGCCGGGGTACGCGCCCGGCGCGAGGAGTTGTTCAGGGGTCATGGGGAGCAGGCTAACACCCCCTTCGGAGAGGCAAGGAAGTTGTGCCAAACCTGCATGAGTGGGGAACGTAAGCTGGAGCAACTCTCCGCCTTTCCCCGAGGTTTTGCTATGCGCTTACTCCTGCCCGCCCTGCTGCTGTCCCTCGGTCTGCTCGCCTCATGTGGCAACACGTCGTCCGGCTCAGCGCCCTTGGATGGCTTTTCCACGGTCTACGTCACCGATCCCGATTTCGGCGACACCTTTGAGTACCGCTCCCCCGACAGTTTCACCTACGCTCCGGGCCCCCTGGCCGGAGACAGCGTGTCGACGGCAGAAACGGCGATGTTCACGGCCATCAACGCCGAGCGGCTCAGGGGCGGCACCTGCTCGGACGGCCAGAGTTTTCCGCCTGTCCCGGCCCTGCAGTTCGAGGGGCACCTGCATAAGTCTGCGAGCGGCTACGCGGGGGTACTTGCGGTGAGCGGCAGTGCGGCCCTGCCGCACAAGACCGGCGACAGCACCCCGGTGCGCCGGATGATCGCCGCCGGATTTGTGCCCGCGCCGCCCAATAGGGCTGTGCTGAGGTTCGAAGAAAGCCTGGCGATGGGCATGACCGACCCGGCTGCCGTGATCGCGGCCTGGAAGACCAGTTCGCGCCACTGTGCCGCCCTGTTCAGTACCGTGTCCCACGGCGCGGTGGCGCGGGCAGACGGCCAGCTGGGCGCGTACTGGGTGCTGAACACCGCCGGGTGGTAAGCCTCAGGGCCGATCCCAGCGCCACGTCAGCGTGCCCGTGAGGGCGGCCAGAACCATACTGGCGACCACCAGGCGGGCCACGGCAAACCAGCCCCCGCCCTCGAAGGTGTGCCCGGCGACCACACTCGCCGCAGCCGCTCCGCCGTAGTAGGCCAGGTGATACAGCCCTCCGGCGAGGCTGCGTCCCCCCGTCACGCTCCGCTGCACGGCGGTCAGGGCGGCGGACTGCGCCAGAAAGACCCCGCACGCCCCGGCGGCCACCCCCACAATGATGAGGGGCAGGGGCGCGGCCAGGGTCAGCAGCAGGCCCGGGACGCTGAGGGTGGCCGCCACCTGCAAGGTGACGCGCGGCCCCCGCGCCGCCAGAAACGGCCCTGCGACGGGCGTGACCACCACCCCCAGCAGGTACACGGCGAACACGCTTCCCGTCTGCCCCGAATCCAGGCCGTAGGGCGGCGCAGCCAGGCGTAGGGTGAGGGTGTTAAAGGTGCCCACCAGCGTGAACAGCAGCAGGAATCCGGCGGCGCAGGTGGCGAGCAGGGTGGGATTTCGCAGATGCGTCACCAAACCCTTGAGGACTGCGTTCGGACCGCGGTGGGGCCGGAACGCCCGCTCCAGGGGCAGTCCCCGGGCAGCCAGGCCGAAGCCCAGCAGGGAAGCGGCGGCCAGCAGCCAGAATGCGGCGTGCCAGTCGCTCCGCGAAGCGATCAGGCCCGATAGAAAGCGGCCCAGGAATCCGCCCAGCACGGTGCCCGTGACATAGGCAGTCAGCGCCTGGGCCCGCCGCACTCCGGTCACCTCCTCGGCGATATAGGCGTTCAGCGCCACCATCACGCCAGGGATGAGGAGGCCCTGGGCGAACCGGGCGAGGTTGAGCAAGGCGAAGCTCGGCGCAGACGCGGCCAGCGCAGCGGGCAGGGTCAGCAGCGCGAAGGCGCCCACCACCGTTCGCCGCCGCCCAATGCCGTCGGCCAGCACCCCCACCAGCGGCGAGGCCACGCTCATGGCGAGCATGGTGGCCCCGACGACGCTTCCCACGGCCGCCGCACCAAGTCCGAATTCGCGTTCCAGCAGGGGCAGCAAGCTCTGGGGCGCGTATACGTTGAGGAAGACCAGCGTGCCCAACGCGGCGAAGGTCAGGGGGTGCGCTTCCCCGAGAATGGGCTTCAGGGCAGGCCCACCAGTCCCAACGGACCCACGAGCGCCGCACCCACGCCCAGCGCTGCAGCCCGCGCCGCGTCCGGCACCCCTGGAGGCCCCGCCAGCACCAGCGTGGGGCGGGCCTCCAGGCCGATACTCCCCGCGCCGTCCAGCCGGGCGAGCAGGGCGTCGAAGGTCCAGTCGCGCGCCCACAGCCGCTTGAGGGCATGCAGGGCCGCCGTGCCGGGCGGAACCACCAGCGCCGTTTCGGCTTCGCGCTCGCCGGGGCGGCGCAGATGGACCTCGCCGAGGTTCAGGCCCGCGTTGCCCAGCGCGCGGTAGAGCAGTTGCACCGCGTCGTCCAGCAGCGAACTGGTCCGCACCAGCGTCTGCGCCTGGGTGGCCAGGGTGTCCAGCAGGTCCTCGTCCAGGCGAGCGGGGTTGACCGGCGACAGCAGACGCGAGAGCTGCTCGGGCAGGTTGGCGCGGCGGTAGAACTCTTCCTCGAAAGTGGCGGGGACCAGCATGGCAGCGGGCACTTCGGCCGCGTGCGCCGCGAGGCGGTGGGTTTCCGCCTCCACCGACGCAACGGGCAGGCGGGCCGCCTCAGCAAGGGTCAGCATGGGGGGGAGCTTACCGCATGTCCGCCGGTCCTACACCGGCCTCCAAACGCTACGCCCGACTGTGCGGAAGCTTCCACAGGACGACACACTCCGGCATCAGCGGCGTCTTCTCTCAGGGCCAGTGGTGGCCTCAGGCGAGCGTCCTCGCTGAGGGCAGACTGCGCCACGACCACGAGGATCACGGCATGGCGCAGCGCGCTCCACCGCTCCGGGGAGTTGGCCAAGGAACAGGTGAAGACCTGCAAGCTCCAGGACAGCCAAACCGGGGCGAGGCGGGCCCACCCGTCTCACCACACCCACCGGCGTTCCAGGCTGAACGCCTGCGGTTGAACGTGGAGCAGGGCCGTGGCGAGGAGGCAAACCAACGCGGCGTCGGCAGCAACACGGTCCACGTGGCCAGGGTATCCCCTTGAGCCAAGCCGTGCCGCACCGTTCTCATCACGGCCCGGTACAGGACTGCGCGCAGCGCCGGCCGGTCTTCCCCTTACGCCTGCCCCAACCCAGAGCGGTCGGCGCGTAGGCGATCCTTCCAGCGTCATCCCGCTCCCCCAACACCGCGCCCACCGCCCGCACCTGCTTTTCCCTCTCGCCCCGCTCCTTCCCGGTCAGCCGGTCCTCACGCCGGGTGCACCCGCCCACTTCCTGCTGCGCGCTTGACCAGGCCCTCAGCCGCCAGCGTGTGCCGGACCGCGGGGAGAGCGTCCCCTCCCGGGCCGTCAGCAGTCCCCCGGACCGGGCCCGGATTACCTGAGCGGTTCGGGTTGCCGCCCGAGTACAGCCAGAATCAGCAGGCACAGCCGCTCTCAGGTGTTCACGAAAGGGGCGCGCATCCATTCCCGATATATCCAAAGTCGATGCGCCGAAACAGGAGGGAACGAGGACGGCGTTACCGGGGCATGATTCCACCCCGGAGACCAGGCGTTTTCCCACCGGCCCCCACCGCGGACCCGCCCACGCAGAACCGGGAGACTCTGGAGGAGGGGGCGGCCCACATGACGGATACGGTGGAGGCGCGGCGCACGTTGCTCGGCGGCCTGCACAGCTCAGCGCTGGCCCGCACCTACCGTCCCGGCGCCCGGAGGGTAGGGCAGCTGGCGCAGCACGCGGCGCAGGGCCATAGGCATGGACTCAATTGCGCTACGGCCTGACCACCGAGAGATACGTGATTGAGCCCTTCGATCAGGACGCCTGGCTGGCACTTCCCGGGAGGTAGGCTTGGCCTTGATGGACGTCGCCAATAGCCATTGGGCGGCCCGGCTGCAGGGGGTGGAGCCCGCTGAGTTTCGTCGGGGCGTCGCCCACCCGCGCGAGGGCAAGCAGGACCTGCGGCGGCTGACGGCCAAGCGCGGCCGGCACTGGAGACGTAAACCCGCTACGCCGCTCCACCTGCAGCGTCCACCTCACCTTCCGCCTTACCCTCGGTGGCCTGCTCGGCGCGCTTGACGTCCTGCTCGCGAATATGGCGCTGCTCGGTGTCGTGCTCAAACAGTTCCCGCCGGGCACGCAGCTTGGCTTCCGGCTGCTGGAGGTCACCGCCCTGGCCCCGGTGAACCCGCTGGAAAAACACCAGGGCGCCCCCCGCCAGTGCGAGCGACGCGGCGAAGTACAGGGTGTCTTGCGGGTCTTTCCAGGCAATGAAGTGCTCCAAAAAGGTCACGCCCAGAATCACGATGACCACCGACACCACCTTCTGCTCCAGGTCTGAGAGGCTCTCGACACCCAGGGCGGAAGTCAGGTTGAGGGGCCGGATAAACAGCGAGTACAGCCCCACGCCGATCAGGTAGAACACCACCGCCTTGAGCATGGTGCTGACCACCTCGAGAAAGGCGACGGCCACCTCGCCCGTGCCCTGGTCCACCCCTTCGCGCAGCATGTCGCGCCAGGTCTCATAGATGGTGTACAGCGCCAGCAAGGTGCCCTGGAGAAAGAGGCTGAAGGCCACCAGCAGCACCGCCACCACGGCGATCAGCACAACGAAGCGGGTGCGGCCGATCAGCTCGCTGAACCACTCGCGTCTGGAGGGCCCGCGGGGGGAAGAGGAAGTCACGCCTCCCATGATGCCCGCCTACCGGCTACGCTGGGCGCCAGATGAAGCCTCTGCCCCATTCTCGTGAGTGGTACGCCCGGCTTGCTCGTGACCTCGGCGGCTACCGGCACCCCTGGTCACGCGAACTGAACGGCCCGGACCCCGAACTTACCTTCGGCGCGCTGCTGGCCGAACGCCTGGGGCCAGCCGTCCGCGTGCTGGAGGCTCTGGCTCTGGACACGGCCCGGACGCCACCCGCTTCGGGCCGGAGGTGGCGCGATGGGTGGCCTATGACCGCGAGCCGCAGTTGCTCGAACAGGCGCGCAGGAATGCGCCGCACGCCGACTTTCACCTGTGGGATGGACGCGGGGAGGTGCCACTGGGGCTTCGTGGCCCCTTCGATCTGATCGTGTCCCGTCGTGGGCCCACAAGCGTGATCCTGCACCTCCCCGCCGTAACCGCGCCAGGCGCCCGCTTTCTGTACGTGGGCCCGGAGCTGGAGGTGCCCCGCGTGCCCGAACGCCTTACGGCGGTGGGCTGGCGCGTCCTTGCCGAATACCGCGTCTCCGTGAGGGCCTGGGCGCCCATCTGGGAAGACTGGGCCACCCACTGCGAGTGGCAGGGCGAGGCCGCGCGGCGCGAGGACTGGGAGCAGCGGGCCGCTGCGCGGGGGCTGGCCTACCGCGAGGAACGGTACGTGGTGCTGGCAGGAACCTCCTGACCGTGCCACCCGGTCTGGCTTGCCCCGGCCGAACGGGGTAGACTGAACGGCTGCGCGCCCCGGCCCTTCTGCTGCAGAGGGAGGGGTGAGGCGAGACCTTCCGGCCTTCCAGGCACGGCAGGCGGAACGAAAAGGGGTCCAAATATGGCGGAAAAAGACATTGACAAGTTGCTCTCTCTGACCGACAGCAAGTACCGGCTCTCGGTGGTCACGGCCAAACGGGCGCTGCAACTGCGCTCGGGTGCGCCCAGCGTGCTGCCGGTGGAACAGCGGGTGCGGACGCGCAACCTCGTGACCCAGGCGATGCGCGAGCTGGCCACCGACAAGCTGACCATCGGCACCGAGCTGATGGACGAGGGCCGCTTTCACCAGGATTACATGCGCCAGAAGCAGGCGCAGCTGCAGGCCCAGCTCAACGCCGAGCGCGAGCGCGAGCGCGACTGAGCGGGCGGGCGGTGGATTCGGGGCGGTCCTTCAGGGGGCCGCCCCTTCCCTTTGTCCCCCTATAGGATGGGCCCCATGCTGAGCGCCTTTGCCGTCTTGCTGTGCGTGACTGCCGTGCTGGCGTACCTGAATGAGCGGCTGCTGCAGCTGCCCACCACCGTGGGCGTCACGCTCGCGGGGGCCCTGGCGAGCATTCTCCTCACCGCGCTCGACGCGCTGGGCACTGGCGGGCTGCGGGGTTGGGCGGCGGGGGTGTTGCAGACGCTCGACTTTACCCAGTTCGTGCTGAACGGCATCCTCAGCCTGCTGCTGTTTGCCGGGGCCCTGAGCCTGGACGCCCGGCAGATCATGGCGCAGCGGGTAACCATCCTGACGCTCGCGGTGCTGGGCACGCTCATCAGCACCGCCCTGATCGGCCTGGCCGCCTACGCCGTCTTCGGACTGGTGGGGCTGGCCGTGCCGCTGACCTGGGCCCTGCTGTTCGGCGCGCTCATCAGCCCCACCGATCCCGTCGCCGTGCTGGACCTGCTGAAGCGGGCGCGCGTTCCGGCCAAAATCGAGGCCCTGATCGCCGGGGAGAGCCTCTTCAACGATGGCGTGGGCGTGGTCGTGTTTCTCGTGCTGCTGGGGCTGGCAGGCCTGGGCGAGGGGCACGCCGCACCCACGCTGGGAAGCGCGCTGGCCCTGTTTGCGCGCGAGGCGCTGGGCGGGGTGCTGCTCGGCGGTCTGCTGGGGGCGGTGGGGTACGCCATGGTCCGCACCATTGAGCAGCACGCGGTGGAGGTGCTGATTACCCTGGCGCTGGTGATCGGCGGGTACGTGGCGGCCGCCTCACTCGGGCTCAGCGGGCCGCTGGCGATGGTGGTGGCGGGGCTGATCCTGTCGGCCACCAAGGACCAGACCTTCAGCCCGGAGACCCGGCACCACGTGGAAGGCTTCTGGGAGACGGTGGACCAGGTGCTGAACATCGTGCTGTTCGCCTTTATCGGCCTGGACGTGCTGCT is a genomic window containing:
- a CDS encoding malate dehydrogenase, whose translation is MTNKQPVRVAVTGAAGQIGYSLLFRIAAGDMLGKDQPVILQLLEITPALKALQGVVMELRDCAFPLLADIVTSDDPMAAFKDADYALLVGAMPRKAGMERGDLLGANGGIFKPQGEALNAVASRDVKVLVVGNPANTNALIAQQNAPDLDPKQFTAMVRLDHNRAISQLAEKTGQPVGAIKNLTIWGNHSSTQYPDLSAATVNGQPALEQVDREWYETTYIPTVAKRGAAIIEARGASSAASAASAAIDHMRDWALGTAEGEWVSMGIPSDGSYGVPEGLIYGFPVRCQNGKYEIVQGLEVGDFSRGKMDATAQELTEERDEVRKLGLVK
- a CDS encoding enoyl-CoA hydratase/isomerase family protein — its product is MTPEQLLAPGAYPGLRLALREGGILEIVISSEKTLNSVNADAHRALTYIWRDVDAAPGIRCVLVRGEGRGFSSGGDFRLIEEMASDFTALARVWREARDLVYNVINCGKPIVSAIHGPCVGAGLAVALLADVSVAARSARLLDGHVRLGVAAGDHAAIIWPLLCGLNKAKYHLMTGEPVSGEEAERIGLVSLCVPDEELLDRAWAVARKLASGSPTAVRWTKYALNNWLRQAGPIFDTSLALEFLGFTGPDVREGLSSLREKREPQFQADAPV
- a CDS encoding CAP domain-containing protein, whose product is MRLLLPALLLSLGLLASCGNTSSGSAPLDGFSTVYVTDPDFGDTFEYRSPDSFTYAPGPLAGDSVSTAETAMFTAINAERLRGGTCSDGQSFPPVPALQFEGHLHKSASGYAGVLAVSGSAALPHKTGDSTPVRRMIAAGFVPAPPNRAVLRFEESLAMGMTDPAAVIAAWKTSSRHCAALFSTVSHGAVARADGQLGAYWVLNTAGW
- a CDS encoding MFS transporter → MGTLVFLNVYAPQSLLPLLEREFGLGAAAVGSVVGATMLAMSVASPLVGVLADGIGRRRTVVGAFALLTLPAALAASAPSFALLNLARFAQGLLIPGVMVALNAYIAEEVTGVRRAQALTAYVTGTVLGGFLGRFLSGLIASRSDWHAAFWLLAAASLLGFGLAARGLPLERAFRPHRGPNAVLKGLVTHLRNPTLLATCAAGFLLLFTLVGTFNTLTLRLAAPPYGLDSGQTGSVFAVYLLGVVVTPVAGPFLAARGPRVTLQVAATLSVPGLLLTLAAPLPLIIVGVAAGACGVFLAQSAALTAVQRSVTGGRSLAGGLYHLAYYGGAAAASVVAGHTFEGGGWFAVARLVVASMVLAALTGTLTWRWDRP
- a CDS encoding YqhA family protein; translated protein: MTSSSPRGPSRREWFSELIGRTRFVVLIAVVAVLLVAFSLFLQGTLLALYTIYETWRDMLREGVDQGTGEVAVAFLEVVSTMLKAVVFYLIGVGLYSLFIRPLNLTSALGVESLSDLEQKVVSVVIVILGVTFLEHFIAWKDPQDTLYFAASLALAGGALVFFQRVHRGQGGDLQQPEAKLRARRELFEHDTEQRHIREQDVKRAEQATEGKAEGEVDAAGGAA
- the rpoZ gene encoding DNA-directed RNA polymerase subunit omega, which translates into the protein MAEKDIDKLLSLTDSKYRLSVVTAKRALQLRSGAPSVLPVEQRVRTRNLVTQAMRELATDKLTIGTELMDEGRFHQDYMRQKQAQLQAQLNAERERERD
- a CDS encoding cation:proton antiporter produces the protein MLSAFAVLLCVTAVLAYLNERLLQLPTTVGVTLAGALASILLTALDALGTGGLRGWAAGVLQTLDFTQFVLNGILSLLLFAGALSLDARQIMAQRVTILTLAVLGTLISTALIGLAAYAVFGLVGLAVPLTWALLFGALISPTDPVAVLDLLKRARVPAKIEALIAGESLFNDGVGVVVFLVLLGLAGLGEGHAAPTLGSALALFAREALGGVLLGGLLGAVGYAMVRTIEQHAVEVLITLALVIGGYVAAASLGLSGPLAMVVAGLILSATKDQTFSPETRHHVEGFWETVDQVLNIVLFAFIGLDVLLAHITGRQLIASALLVGVALAARWISVALPFWFVRELHGYGAYTVRLLTWGGLRGGIAISLALGLPESPYRMHLITATYVVVLFTIAVQGLTIMPLVRKVSVADPSGGLCGK